In the genome of Methanomicrobia archaeon, one region contains:
- a CDS encoding mechanosensitive ion channel family protein — translation MIPLGQTIPYTEITLMQLIMAIAVLVIGWLCTRIVIGVFKSELAKTKLPELIVEFLGRLFSVLLYVVVILLAVRALGISVSSVVLGLSAVIGLVLGFGLQDTLTNIFAGIWLAALRPIDKDEVVTTNGQTGIVSAVGMMATELRTLDNKLVIIPNKLVWGSPIVNFTRMPTRRVEVDVSVSYATDLDKAIPIALALMKDHTLVLDDPAPMVALLELADSAVNLQLRAWTKTADWWTVTLDLRKGMLEAYRREGVEIPFPQMDVHLKHG, via the coding sequence TCCTCGTCATCGGGTGGCTGTGCACGAGGATCGTTATCGGGGTATTCAAGAGTGAACTGGCAAAGACGAAACTACCGGAGCTGATTGTTGAGTTCCTTGGACGGCTGTTCAGCGTTCTGCTCTACGTGGTCGTGATACTGCTGGCGGTGCGCGCGCTGGGCATCAGCGTCAGTTCGGTGGTGCTCGGGCTTTCGGCGGTCATCGGCCTGGTCCTGGGCTTTGGCCTGCAGGACACCCTGACAAATATCTTCGCGGGCATCTGGCTGGCTGCACTGCGGCCGATAGATAAGGATGAGGTGGTTACCACAAATGGACAGACGGGGATAGTGAGTGCGGTCGGCATGATGGCCACCGAGCTCCGGACGTTAGATAACAAATTGGTCATTATTCCGAACAAGCTCGTCTGGGGCAGTCCGATCGTCAATTTCACGCGCATGCCCACGAGACGGGTGGAGGTCGATGTCAGTGTCAGTTACGCAACCGACCTGGACAAAGCGATTCCGATCGCGCTGGCGCTGATGAAGGATCATACGCTGGTACTCGATGATCCTGCACCGATGGTTGCTCTTCTTGAGCTTGCCGATTCGGCCGTGAACCTGCAACTCCGCGCTTGGACGAAGACCGCGGACTGGTGGACGGTCACGCTCGACCTGAGGAAGGGCATGCTCGAGGCGTACCGGCGTGAGGGCGTGGAAATACCGTTCCCGCAGATGGACGTGCATCTGAAGCACGGGTGA